In Halorientalis sp. LT38, a genomic segment contains:
- the pspAB gene encoding PspA-associated protein PspAB: MGLLDGLRQALGLGAETAATRPADPEDLFGMSTAYVTMAADLGFESVGCAALCFSSVDSTDFADAVDEVAAILEAGEAETGTVAEFQGDTHGYDWIVLEDDDVEDLLTSLHFAADTLVERGFGSRLLAALFPFRKAAGDALSGDAPDRPIYWVYSFRRGAYYPFAPTGGHERDDAVEFKLASVLDGELDVEDDEGYWYPLWPEGRGHPWD, from the coding sequence ATGGGACTGCTCGACGGACTCCGGCAGGCGCTCGGACTGGGGGCCGAAACCGCCGCCACACGCCCGGCCGACCCGGAGGACCTGTTCGGGATGAGCACCGCCTACGTGACGATGGCCGCCGACCTCGGGTTCGAGTCCGTCGGCTGCGCCGCCCTCTGCTTTTCGAGCGTCGACAGCACGGACTTCGCCGACGCCGTCGACGAGGTCGCCGCCATCCTCGAGGCCGGCGAGGCCGAGACCGGCACCGTGGCGGAGTTCCAGGGGGACACGCATGGGTACGACTGGATCGTCCTCGAAGACGACGACGTCGAGGACCTGCTGACGAGCCTCCACTTCGCCGCCGACACGCTCGTCGAGCGCGGGTTCGGTTCCCGCCTGCTCGCCGCGCTCTTCCCCTTCAGGAAAGCCGCCGGCGACGCCCTCTCCGGGGACGCCCCCGATCGGCCGATCTACTGGGTGTACTCGTTCCGCCGGGGGGCGTACTACCCCTTCGCGCCCACGGGCGGGCACGAACGGGACGACGCGGTGGAGTTCAAACTGGCGAGCGTTCTGGACGGTGAACTCGACGTCGAGGACGACGAGGGGTACTGGTATCCCCTCTGGCCCGAGGGCCGCGGCCACCCCTGGGACTAG
- a CDS encoding ATP-binding protein — MTSPVMAAVAALLFCSAVAFAAVAVWSARRKPGAGARWFATTMWVLAIGAAGTGLAYYFIGSVELWTGLYPLIVIVMPTVWARFTFEYYGLFEFTSTRRTLALMTPAVLAAIGGTWVGLVEAGFLTGVSNALVVGVYSGYVAMHFYSATVLVVGVGLLVRTSVRRESLGLRLGAALALLVLSPWVGNLIHGALRVTNTTVPSAADEVARAGAIAIGAVAAVTAVLRYRLFEGLPAAGTIGPETVLQEMDDLVIVLDSRGRVVRLNEMARGTFVADADVGIGDPLEAVLGTGVEGLSDRDGVRLDTVTGPRQFDPSMSELTNEQGQSVGHTLVLRDVTERYTRRQRLSVLNRVLRHNLRNETATIVTRAEVIEEEASEAVADMAEQVVDTAMSIAEVGDKARRIERMMAVPVRPDPRTNVTRVVRDVVESVGADADCDIDCSVPEDVVARADRRVLRPVVEDLVENAVVHSDADVPSVAVTVSVDQNATLPVEIVVADDGPGIPEAERSPLTAGDEAPLEHGSGLGLWGVKWGVTRMGGSLDFEDNEPRGTIARVRVPTPADAADDRSGDGAAVTGEAVDLSPRIVQSRPAGEADGSSDRSP, encoded by the coding sequence ATGACGTCTCCGGTCATGGCGGCAGTGGCCGCGCTCCTGTTCTGTAGCGCCGTCGCGTTCGCGGCGGTCGCGGTCTGGAGCGCCAGGCGGAAGCCGGGGGCGGGCGCGCGGTGGTTCGCGACGACGATGTGGGTGCTGGCCATCGGTGCGGCCGGGACCGGGCTGGCGTACTATTTCATCGGGTCGGTCGAGTTGTGGACGGGCCTCTACCCACTGATCGTCATCGTGATGCCGACCGTGTGGGCGCGGTTCACCTTCGAGTACTACGGCCTCTTCGAGTTCACCTCCACGCGACGGACGCTCGCGCTGATGACGCCGGCGGTCCTCGCCGCCATCGGCGGGACCTGGGTCGGCCTCGTCGAAGCCGGATTCCTCACGGGCGTCTCGAACGCGCTCGTCGTCGGGGTGTACAGCGGCTACGTCGCCATGCACTTTTACTCGGCCACGGTGCTGGTCGTCGGCGTCGGACTGCTCGTCCGGACCAGCGTCAGGCGGGAGAGTCTGGGCCTGCGACTCGGCGCGGCGCTGGCACTGCTCGTCCTCTCCCCGTGGGTCGGAAACCTGATCCACGGCGCACTGAGAGTGACCAACACGACCGTCCCGAGCGCGGCCGACGAGGTCGCCCGGGCCGGTGCGATCGCGATCGGCGCGGTCGCCGCCGTCACCGCGGTCCTCCGCTACCGACTGTTCGAGGGGCTGCCCGCGGCCGGCACCATCGGTCCGGAGACGGTCCTCCAGGAGATGGACGACCTGGTGATCGTCCTCGACAGCCGGGGCCGGGTCGTCCGGCTCAACGAGATGGCCCGCGGGACCTTCGTCGCCGACGCCGACGTCGGCATCGGCGATCCGCTGGAGGCCGTGCTCGGCACCGGTGTCGAGGGCCTGAGCGACCGGGACGGCGTCCGCCTCGACACGGTGACGGGGCCCCGGCAGTTCGACCCCTCGATGTCGGAGCTGACGAACGAGCAGGGCCAGTCGGTCGGCCACACGCTCGTCCTCCGGGACGTGACCGAACGGTACACCCGAAGACAGCGCCTCTCGGTCCTGAACCGCGTGCTGCGCCACAACCTCCGCAACGAGACCGCGACCATCGTCACCCGCGCGGAGGTGATCGAGGAGGAAGCGAGCGAGGCGGTCGCCGACATGGCCGAGCAGGTCGTCGACACCGCCATGTCGATCGCCGAGGTGGGGGACAAGGCCCGGCGAATAGAGCGGATGATGGCCGTCCCGGTGCGGCCCGATCCCCGGACCAACGTGACCCGCGTCGTCAGGGACGTCGTCGAGAGCGTCGGCGCAGACGCCGACTGCGACATCGACTGTTCGGTCCCCGAGGACGTCGTCGCCAGGGCCGACCGCCGCGTGCTCCGCCCGGTCGTCGAGGACCTCGTCGAGAACGCGGTCGTCCACAGCGACGCCGACGTGCCGTCGGTCGCGGTGACGGTCTCCGTCGACCAGAACGCGACCCTCCCCGTCGAGATCGTCGTCGCGGACGACGGCCCCGGGATCCCCGAGGCCGAGCGCTCACCGCTGACCGCCGGCGACGAGGCGCCGCTCGAACACGGGAGCGGGCTCGGTCTCTGGGGCGTCAAGTGGGGCGTCACCCGGATGGGCGGGTCGCTCGACTTCGAGGACAACGAGCCCCGCGGGACGATCGCCCGCGTCCGGGTCCCGACGCCCGCCGACGCTGCCGACGACCGGAGCGGAGACGGGGCCGCGGTGACGGGAGAGGCCGTCGACCTGTCCCCGCGGATCGTCCAGTCGCGACCCGCGGGTGAGGCTGACGGGTCGTCGGACCGGTCACCCTGA
- a CDS encoding DUF2270 domain-containing protein has translation MDEDSDPTEVGERVSGDDEVTASLLENYYRGELDRMTTEQTRVDLTTNWAITLLAALLAYVFSSGDRPHYVLLIGVLVLGLFHVVETRRYRAFDTWRSRVRLIEENLLAPALDPQPGVAHDDWRQQLGEDLRRPALRTPFTEAYARRLRRVYLPLYLVLLAAWSVQVLVVAPGGPLEAAAVFGVPGWIVVGTLITFTVVLLAIAFWPRERRAKGEFHDREQVADWKDE, from the coding sequence ATGGACGAGGACAGCGATCCGACCGAGGTCGGCGAACGGGTGAGCGGGGACGACGAGGTCACCGCGTCGCTCCTGGAGAACTACTACCGGGGCGAACTCGACCGGATGACGACCGAACAGACCCGGGTCGACCTGACGACCAACTGGGCGATCACGCTGCTCGCCGCCCTGCTTGCCTACGTCTTCTCGAGCGGCGACCGACCGCACTACGTGCTCTTGATCGGCGTGCTCGTGCTCGGACTCTTCCACGTCGTGGAGACGCGTCGCTACCGGGCCTTCGACACCTGGCGCTCGCGCGTTCGCCTGATCGAAGAGAACCTGCTGGCCCCCGCGCTTGATCCGCAACCAGGGGTCGCCCACGACGACTGGCGGCAGCAACTCGGCGAGGACCTGCGGCGACCGGCACTCAGGACCCCGTTCACGGAGGCGTACGCGCGCCGACTGCGCCGGGTCTACCTCCCGCTCTATCTCGTCCTCCTCGCCGCCTGGTCGGTTCAGGTGCTCGTGGTCGCCCCCGGCGGTCCCCTGGAGGCGGCCGCAGTGTTCGGCGTTCCCGGCTGGATCGTCGTCGGAACCCTGATCACGTTCACCGTCGTGCTCCTGGCGATCGCGTTCTGGCCGCGAGAGCGACGGGCCAAGGGGGAGTTCCACGACCGGGAACAGGTCGCGGACTGGAAAGACGAGTAA
- the htpX gene encoding zinc metalloprotease HtpX, with amino-acid sequence MEWQTDWGLRGRMVLTMLLLGVLYLVFIGILSLYFTSALPILLVMGAFMGAQFLFSDKLALKSMGAREVEESEYPDLYRSIRRLSQQADLPMPTVAVADTSVPNAFAAGRSRKTATVCVTTGLLSALDEDELDGVLAHELAHVKNRDVAVMTIASFLSTIAFLIVRWGWLFGGRNRRGGGVVVAIVVSLVVWVVSFLLIRALSRYREFAADRGGALITGDPAALASALATIDGRMDRVPDEDLRSQAEMNAFFVIPITRGFVGKFARTHPSTERRIERLQTLQRELSGR; translated from the coding sequence ATGGAGTGGCAGACCGACTGGGGACTCCGGGGCCGGATGGTGCTGACCATGCTGTTGCTCGGCGTCCTCTACCTCGTCTTCATCGGGATCCTCTCGCTGTACTTCACGAGCGCGCTCCCCATCCTGCTGGTGATGGGCGCGTTCATGGGCGCGCAGTTCCTCTTCAGCGACAAACTGGCGCTCAAGAGCATGGGCGCCCGCGAGGTCGAGGAGTCGGAGTACCCCGACCTCTATCGGTCGATCCGGCGGCTCTCCCAGCAGGCCGACCTGCCGATGCCGACGGTGGCCGTCGCCGACACGTCGGTGCCGAACGCCTTCGCGGCCGGTCGGTCGCGCAAGACCGCCACGGTCTGCGTGACGACGGGCCTGCTCTCGGCGCTCGACGAGGACGAACTCGACGGCGTGTTAGCCCACGAACTCGCCCACGTGAAGAACCGGGACGTGGCGGTGATGACGATCGCGTCCTTCCTCTCGACCATCGCCTTCCTCATCGTCCGCTGGGGGTGGCTGTTCGGCGGTCGGAACCGTCGCGGGGGCGGCGTCGTCGTGGCTATCGTCGTCTCACTGGTCGTGTGGGTCGTCTCCTTCCTGCTGATCCGCGCGCTCTCGCGCTACCGGGAGTTCGCCGCCGACCGCGGCGGGGCGCTCATCACGGGCGACCCGGCGGCGCTGGCGTCGGCGCTCGCGACCATCGACGGCCGGATGGACCGGGTGCCCGACGAGGACCTCCGGAGTCAGGCGGAGATGAACGCCTTCTTCGTGATCCCGATCACGCGGGGCTTCGTCGGGAAGTTCGCGCGGACCCACCCGTCGACCGAGCGGCGGATCGAACGGTTGCAGACCCTCCAGCGCGAACTGTCGGGGCGCTGA
- a CDS encoding 60S ribosomal export protein NMD3 has translation MSESREFCPRCGAGLSERPEPRPGEPRDPDRVLCDDCYFEEFDLVDAPDRIEIRVCAQCGAVHRGNRWVDVGADDYVDVAVDVVSEALSVHVDADAVDWEVAPEQVDATTIKMHCRFSGLVRGTSVVEDVLVPVKISRETCQRCGRIAGGSYAAIVQIRADERDPSDDELAEAERIAREYVDAREADGDREAFITEAKETEDGLNVRLSTTKLGKAVSDRIVRQLGGSYESYETLVTEDSDGNEVYRVTYAVRLPRYRPGEVIDPEDDDGPVLVRSVRGNLKGTRLATGEPYEASFEDENAPEARRLGTREDADETTLVTVEDENAVQVLDPETYESKTIARPDYLDPDADAVPVLKSRAGLHVLPDEAGRKREDDDA, from the coding sequence ATGAGCGAGTCACGCGAGTTCTGCCCGCGCTGCGGGGCGGGACTCTCCGAACGGCCGGAACCGCGGCCCGGAGAGCCCAGGGACCCCGACCGCGTGCTCTGTGACGACTGCTACTTCGAGGAGTTCGACCTCGTCGACGCCCCCGACCGGATCGAGATCCGGGTCTGCGCCCAGTGCGGCGCGGTCCACCGCGGGAACCGCTGGGTCGACGTCGGCGCCGACGACTACGTCGACGTCGCGGTGGACGTGGTCAGCGAGGCGCTGTCGGTCCACGTCGACGCCGACGCGGTGGACTGGGAGGTCGCCCCCGAGCAGGTCGACGCCACGACGATCAAGATGCACTGCCGGTTCTCCGGGCTCGTCCGGGGTACCTCCGTGGTCGAGGACGTCCTCGTCCCCGTGAAGATCTCCCGCGAGACCTGCCAGCGTTGCGGGCGCATCGCCGGCGGTTCCTACGCCGCGATCGTCCAGATCCGGGCCGACGAGCGCGATCCCAGCGACGACGAACTGGCCGAGGCCGAGCGGATCGCCCGCGAGTACGTCGACGCCCGCGAGGCAGACGGCGACCGCGAGGCGTTCATCACCGAGGCCAAAGAGACGGAGGACGGCCTGAACGTGCGGCTCTCGACGACGAAACTCGGGAAGGCAGTCTCCGACCGGATCGTCCGCCAACTGGGCGGGAGTTACGAGAGCTACGAGACGCTCGTCACCGAAGACAGCGACGGCAACGAGGTCTACCGCGTCACCTACGCCGTCCGGCTCCCCCGGTACCGCCCCGGCGAGGTCATCGACCCCGAGGACGACGACGGGCCCGTGCTGGTCCGGAGCGTCCGCGGGAACCTGAAGGGGACCCGCCTCGCGACGGGCGAGCCCTACGAGGCGAGCTTCGAGGACGAGAACGCCCCCGAGGCCCGCCGGCTGGGGACCCGCGAGGACGCCGACGAGACCACGCTCGTCACCGTCGAGGACGAGAACGCCGTCCAGGTGCTCGACCCCGAGACCTACGAGTCGAAGACCATCGCCCGCCCCGACTACCTCGACCCGGACGCCGACGCCGTCCCCGTCCTGAAGAGCCGCGCGGGCCTGCACGTTCTGCCCGACGAGGCTGGCAGGAAGCGCGAGGACGACGACGCATGA
- a CDS encoding class I SAM-dependent methyltransferase, translated as MTEEPHPTDDAAPLAAVVARERAETAADALREEGVYDEDRGVRPFGDDAVALPVIEPPTETSIREVVRQEPRPRLRTLDDHLRERGWTEAERERAPSSWAVVGTVVLVDVGDSPRPDEVGEALLALHANADTVLARHGIDGERREPDAEVIAGAGDTETIHTEHGTRYALDLAEVMFSPGNKAERARMGEEVSEDERVFDMFAGVGYFTLPMARAGARVTAAEINPASFRYLLENAKLNEVHDRVDLYRADCRDVADGVDADRVVMGYYEAWEYLDSALDALVPGGIVHMHEATPNALVFDRPIDRLRDAAAERGRAVEILDRRRVKGYSEGVAHVVVDARVA; from the coding sequence ATGACCGAGGAGCCCCATCCGACCGACGATGCAGCCCCGCTCGCGGCCGTCGTCGCCCGGGAGCGCGCCGAGACCGCCGCCGACGCCCTCCGCGAGGAGGGGGTCTACGACGAGGACCGGGGGGTCCGCCCGTTCGGCGACGACGCCGTCGCACTCCCGGTGATCGAGCCGCCGACCGAGACCTCGATCCGGGAGGTCGTCCGGCAGGAACCGCGGCCCCGTCTGCGCACGCTCGACGATCACCTCCGGGAACGGGGCTGGACCGAGGCCGAACGCGAGCGAGCGCCGAGTTCGTGGGCGGTCGTCGGGACCGTCGTCCTCGTCGACGTCGGCGATTCGCCGCGACCCGACGAGGTGGGCGAGGCGCTGCTGGCGCTGCACGCCAACGCGGACACGGTGCTGGCGCGGCACGGCATCGACGGGGAGCGCCGCGAGCCGGACGCGGAGGTCATCGCGGGCGCGGGCGACACCGAGACGATCCACACCGAACACGGGACGCGGTACGCGCTGGACCTGGCGGAAGTGATGTTCTCGCCGGGGAACAAGGCCGAACGCGCCCGGATGGGCGAGGAAGTCTCCGAAGACGAGCGCGTCTTCGACATGTTCGCCGGCGTGGGCTACTTCACGCTCCCGATGGCCCGCGCCGGGGCGCGGGTGACCGCGGCCGAGATCAACCCCGCCTCCTTTCGCTACCTGCTCGAGAACGCGAAGCTCAACGAGGTCCACGACCGGGTCGACCTCTACCGGGCCGACTGCCGGGACGTGGCCGACGGCGTCGACGCCGACCGTGTCGTGATGGGCTACTACGAGGCCTGGGAGTACCTGGACAGCGCCCTCGACGCGCTCGTTCCCGGCGGAATCGTTCACATGCACGAGGCGACGCCGAACGCACTGGTGTTCGACCGGCCGATCGACCGCCTCCGCGACGCCGCCGCCGAGCGCGGCCGGGCGGTCGAGATTCTGGACCGCCGCCGCGTCAAGGGCTACAGCGAGGGCGTCGCCCACGTCGTCGTCGACGCGCGGGTCGCGTGA